One Dictyostelium discoideum AX4 chromosome 3 chromosome, whole genome shotgun sequence genomic region harbors:
- the ivdA gene encoding isovaleryl-CoA dehydrogenase, mitochondrial produces MFRSLKKSSNILGFIKSSSSNKNIISRSIFTGRDINGFDETLLQLQESVREFAQNELAPIAADVDKNNLFPNEMWKKMGDLGLLGITAPSKYGGLDLGYTAHCIAMEELSRASASVALSYGAHSNLCINQITRNANEAQKDKYLPKLISGDFVGALAMSEPNAGSDVVSMKTNAKKTEGGWLLNGNKMWITNGPDANVLVVYAKTDINAGSKGITAFLIEKEMKGFSTGQKLDKLGMRGSNTCELVFEDCFVPDENVLGTVGGGVKVLMSGLDYERLVLSAGPLGIMQACMDNVVPYLHQREQFGKPIGEFQLMQGKVADMYTLLNASRSYVYSVAKSADAGYTSRKDCAAVILYTAENATQMALQAIQTLGGNGYINEFPTGRLLRDAKLYEIGAGTSEIRRMLIGRELFAETK; encoded by the exons ATGTTTagatcattaaaaaaatcaagtaATATTTTaggatttattaaaagttcATCAAgcaataaaaatattatttctcGTTCCATTTTTACAGGTAGAGATATTAATGGATTTGATGAAACcttattacaattacaagAAAGTGTTAGAGAATTTGCTCAAAACGAATTAGCACCAATCGCAGCTGATGTTgacaaaaacaatttattccCAAATGAAATGTGGAAGAAAATGGGTGATTTAGGTTTATTAGGTATTACAGCACCATCTAAATATGGTGGTTTAGATTTAGGTTATACCGCTCATTGTATTGCAATGGAAGAATTATCAAGAGCATCAGCCTCAGTCGCTCTCTCTTATGGTGCCCATTCAAATCTTTGTATCAATCAAATCACTAGAAATGCAAATGAAGCtcaaaaagataaatatcttccaaaattaattagtGGTGATTTTGTTGGTGCTCTCGCTATGTCTGAACCAAATGCTGGTTCTGATGTTGTTAGTATGAAAACAAATGCAAAGAAAAcag aggGTGGTTGGTtattaaatggtaataaaatGTGGATTACAAATGGTCCAGATGCAAATGTTTTAGTTGTTTATGCAAAGACAGATATTAATGCAGGAAGTAAAGGTATTACagcatttttaattgaaaaagagaTGAAAGGTTTTTCAACTGGTCAAAAATTAGATAAACTTGGTATGAGAGGAAGTAACACATGTGAATTAGTTTTCGAAGATTGTTTCGTACCAGATGAAAATGTATTAGGTactgttggtggtggtgtcaAGGTATTAATGAGTGGTTTGGATTATGAACGTTTAGTTTTATCAGCTGGTCCATTAGGTATTATGCAAGCATGTATGGATAATGTTGTTCCATACCTTCACCAACGTGAACAATTTGGTAAACCAATTGGTGAATTCCAATTGATGCAAGGTAAAGTCGCAGATATGTACACTTTATTGAATGCAAGTCGTTCATACGTTTACTCTGTCGCTAAATCTGCCGATGCTGGTTACACCTCTCGTAAAGATTGTGCTGCCGTCATTTTATACACTGCTGAGAATGCAACCCAAATGGCTTTACAAGCAATTCAAACTTTAGGTGGTAATGGTTACATCAATGAATTCCCAACTGGTCGTTTACTTCGTGATGCTAAATTATATGAAATTGGTGCTGGTACAAGTGAAATTAGAAGAATGTTAATTGGTAGAGAATTATTTGCTGAAACTAAATaa
- a CDS encoding DUF1295 family protein: MLGIYLSVFLIQFVGFLHSAFLIKSKRYYDVFGCGTFVLVGLLSLVKNYYYEIEHIGESGYVYGLRRALIVSIFIIVWSSRLVIFLNDRIKRNKKDKRFDKVRNNPKKFFIYWFMQSLWINFTITPLLLVTHQHFSISLSLIDYILILLWSTFFTIEAVADGQKTLFLGKPENKGKFINQGLWKRLCRHPNYFSEIMMHWIIYFICFRGLDSYWYKFISLISPLFISFLMLKISTPMMEKISDEKFSGNPQYQEYKKSTYKIIPFIN; this comes from the exons ATGTTGGGGATTTATTTatcagtttttttaattcaatttgttgGATTTTTACATTCagcatttttaataaaatcaaaaagatattatGATGTTTTTGGATGTGGAACATTTGTTTTAGTTGGATTATTATCACTTGtcaaaaactattattatgaaATTGAACATATTGGAGAGAGTGGATATGTTTATGGGTTAAGACGTGCATTAATTGTatcaattttcattattgtaTGGTCAAGTAGGTTAGTAATTTTTCTCAACgatagaattaaaagaaataaaaaagataaacgTTTTGATAAAGTTAGAAATAAcccaaaaaaatttttcatcTATTGGTTCATGCAATCATTATGgattaattttacaatcactcctttattattagttaCTCATCaacatttttcaatttctttaag tttaatagattatatattaattttattatggagtacattttttacaattgaaGCTGTTGCAGATGGACAAAAAACACTATTTTTAGGTAAACCAGAGAATAAAGGTAAATTTATTAACCAAGGATTATGGAAGAGACTTTGTCGTCATCCAAATTATTTCTCTGAAATAATGATGCATTGgataatttatttcatttgttTTAGAGGATTGGATTCTTATTGGTATAAGtttatttctttgatttctCCTTTATTTATAAGttttttaatgttaaaaatttcaacTCCAATGATGGAAAAAATATCAGATGAAAAATTTTCTGGAAATCCTCAATACcaagaatataaaaaatcaacatataaaattataccattcataaattaa
- a CDS encoding CAMK1 family protein kinase, translating to MGHQISKEDNGEQSNSNNLKKERRYTTNSSNLHFLYQQEEGIGINYKTGSANNSLSNSTNSNNNNYNNTNSSNNNNNSGNNKKITESTSLEDFKQFSTTLSISSTTPPDTPIISYNNSNNNNNNNNNNKSNKAVHFTRTRSRSLNITNTSRNLKVTSSPIIDSQVCAPNNSYNSSIQSLNSLSSTNSLSINTNTNTSSSLSLSSNSSNNSLSTLTNTTTTTTTTTTTNTTQQQQPIKGRKSKSSNALFKSLRSSLTGSSSSNSNSGKKRSSSISSSTNSLDINSANNNNNNNNSLKVSSKKSSKGGSPNSSTESLQSLSTSASASSLTSTPPLPPKSNAFSKSQNSSASSLNKQVISSLPPLAPTSTLTTTTTNLEVSKESLKPSSTPIDNNSVADSSYNNNNNNNNNNNNNNNNNNNNNNNNNNKNNNNLLDRLTDQLHRDPFFYNTNTAYQEENIIVEEVVVKEEEKSLPPKKLPPPLPPKNFKQTTTTTATTTTTTTTTMNPPSPIIQNVNRNNSSSNNSSRHELLRKSSGILPPQTEPTYPSETSSKRSSVEIKYLEENHKYQIFDRLGSGTFSDVYLCINKENGKQYAMKIIDKSLVTMIAQHTDMKVETEVNILKQSFHPHVIQIIDHFESELYYYIVTELLQGGELLYQLEKNHPSTNENVSNYTEEHARKIIKQVIQAVGFLHSNKIVHRDLKPENILFRDKSLGSILKIIDFGLASYVDHDCNCNNNNDNNNNNNNNNNNNTNGEVIQPSSPPPTKLIDVCGTPEFQAPEMVKRLGYSYPVDIWSTGIILYILLCGHPPFQGKNNMIVMSLIIKGELNFDSSVGWDNVSESAKDLIRKMLNPDPEKRLTAQQVLLHEWITTSSDVNGSPQLGAPLFYKQLRRYNSQRHFEKIGDTLLKSQRFIYMSPEKDYLKRRSIQL from the exons ATGGGACATCAAATTTCTAAAGAAGATAATgg AGAACAAagcaatagtaataatttaaagaaagaaCGTAGATATACAACCAACAGTAGTAATCTACATTTCCTTTATCAACAAGAAGAAGGAATTggaattaattataaaacagGATCAGCAAATAACAGTTTGAGCAATAGtactaatagtaataataataattataataatacaaatagtagtaataataataataatagtggaaataacaaaaaaataacagAAAGTACAAGTTTAGAagattttaaacaattttcaaCCACACTTTCAATTTCAAGTACAACACCACCTGACACACCAATAATTtcttataataatagtaataataataataataataataataataataaatcaaataaagcTGTACATTTTACAAGAACAAGATCTAGATCATTAAATATAACAAATACAAGTAGAAATTTAAAGGTTACATCATCTCCAATCATAGATAGTCAGGTATGCGCACCAAATAACAGTTATAATAGTTCAAttcaatctttaaattcattatcatctaCAAATAGTTTATCAAtcaatacaaatacaaatacatcatcatcattatcattatcttcaaattcttcaaataatagtttatcaACTCTAACTaatacaactactacaacaacaactactacaaccaCTAATacaacacaacaacaacaacctatAAAAGgtagaaaatcaaaatcaagtaacgcattatttaaatcattaagaTCATCTTTAACAGGTTCTTcaagtagtaatagtaatagtggtaAAAAGAGATCATCTTCAATATCCTCTAGTACAAATAGTTTAGATATAAATAGcgccaataataataataataataataatagtttaaaagTATCATCAAAGAAATCATCAAAAGGGGGTTCACCAAATTCAAGTACAGAATCACTTCAATCTTTATCAACATCAGCATCAGCATCATCATTAACATCCacaccaccattaccaccaaaaAGTAATGCTTTTTCAAAATCTCAAAATTCAAGtgcatcatcattaaataaacaagttatatcatcattaccaccattagcaccaacatcaacattaacaacaacaacaacaaatttagAAGTTTCAAAAGAATCTTTAAAGccatcatcaacaccaattgataataattctgTAGCAGATTCATcctacaataataataataataataataataataataataataataataataataataataataataataataataataataataaaaataataataatttacttgATAGATTAACAGATCAATTACATAGAGATCCTTTCTTttataatacaaatacagCATACCAAGAAGAGAATATAATAGTTGAAGAGGTCGTAGTAAAAGAGGAAGAGAAATCATTACCTCCAAAGAAATTACCACCACCTTTACCACCTAAAAACTttaaacaaacaacaaccaccaccgcaacaacaacaacaacaacaaccacaacaatgaatccaccatcaccaataattcaaaatgtaaatagaaataatagtagtagtaataatagtagtagacATGAATTATTGAGAAAATCATCAGGTATATTACCACCACAAACTGAACCAACCTATCCAAGTGAAACAAGTTCAAAGAGATCATCAGTTGAgattaaatatttagaaGAGAATCATAAATATCAAATATTTGATAGATTGGGTAGTGGAACATTTAGTGATGTTTATTTATGTATTAATAAAGAGAATGGTAAACAATATGCAATGAAAATCattgataaatcattagTGACAATGATTGCACAACATACTGATATGAAAGTTGAGACAGAGGTAAACATACTGAAACAATCATTTCATCCTCACGTAATTCAAATCATTGATCATTTTGAAAGCgaactttattattacattGTCACTGAATTACTACAAGGTGGTGAACTCTTATATCAATTAGAAAAGAATCATCCCTCAACCAATGAAAACGTTTCAAACTACACTGAAGAACATGCTAGAAAAATCATTAAACAAGTCATTCAAGCTGTTGGATTCTTacattcaaataaaattgtacaTCGTGATCTTAAACCTGAAAATATCCTATTCCGAGATAAATCATTAggttcaattttaaaaattattgattttggtttagCTTCATATGTTGATCAtgattgtaattgtaataataataatgataataataataataataataataataataataataatacaaatggTGAAGTAATacaaccatcatcaccaccaccaacaaaattaattgatgttTGTGGTACACCAGAATTTCAAGCACCAGAAATGGTAAAGAGATTAGGATATTCATATCCAGTTGATATTTGGTCAACTGGTatcattttatatattttattatgtgGTCATCCACCATTTCAAGGAAAGAATAATATGATAGTTATGAGTTTAATTATAAAGGGTGAATTAAATTTCGATTCAAGTGTTGGTTGGGATAATGTTTCAGAGTCTGCAAAGGATTTAATTAGAAAAATGTTAAATCCTGATCCAGAGAAACGTTTAACAGCTCAACAAGTATTATTACACGAATGGATTACTACCTCTAGTGATGTTAATGGTTCCCCTCAATTGGGTGCTCCTTTATTCTATAAACAACTTAGAAGATATAATTCTCAACGTCACTTTGAAAAAATTGGTGATACTCTTTTAAAATCTcaaagatttatttatatgtcaccagaaaaagattatttaaaaagaagatcaatacaattataa